A region of the Elusimicrobiota bacterium genome:
GGTCCATGGGTCACCCTACCAGGAGGATTTCTTGACGCCGGGGAGCTGCCCCTGATGCGCCATCTTGCGGAAGCAGATGCGGCAGAGGCCGAAATCCCGGTACACGGCCCGGGACCGGCCGCAGATCTGGCAGCGGTTGTGCTGCCGGGTCGAGAACTTCGGGACCTTTGCCGCCTTCGCCTTCCAAG
Encoded here:
- a CDS encoding type Z 30S ribosomal protein S14; this encodes MATTAWKAKAAKVPKFSTRQHNRCQICGRSRAVYRDFGLCRICFRKMAHQGQLPGVKKSSW